A single window of Acinetobacter wuhouensis DNA harbors:
- a CDS encoding anthranilate synthase component II has product MLLMIDNYDSFTYNIVQYFGELNQEVKVVRNDAVTLEDIERWQPKYLVIGPGPCSPSEAGISIPAIQHFAGKIPTLGVCLGHQAIGQAFGGDIIRAKTVMHGRLSDMYHSNTGIFSNLPSPFSATRYHSLVIDQATVPESLEVTCWTNQADGSMEEIMGVKHKTLPVEGVQFHPESILSQHGHQIFKNFLEIYA; this is encoded by the coding sequence ATGCTTCTGATGATCGACAATTACGATAGCTTTACTTATAACATCGTCCAATATTTTGGCGAGTTAAATCAAGAAGTGAAAGTTGTTCGCAATGATGCCGTGACTTTAGAGGATATTGAGCGATGGCAACCAAAGTATTTAGTGATTGGTCCTGGTCCTTGCTCACCGTCTGAAGCGGGTATTTCTATTCCTGCAATTCAGCATTTTGCTGGAAAGATTCCAACGCTAGGTGTCTGTTTAGGACATCAGGCAATTGGACAAGCTTTTGGTGGCGATATTATTCGTGCCAAAACTGTGATGCATGGGCGTTTGTCTGATATGTATCATAGTAACACAGGCATTTTCAGTAACTTACCTTCTCCATTTTCAGCAACACGCTATCATTCATTGGTGATTGATCAAGCGACTGTACCTGAATCTTTGGAGGTGACTTGCTGGACCAATCAAGCCGATGGTTCTATGGAAGAAATCATGGGTGTTAAACATAAGACATTGCCTGTCGAAGGCGTGCAGTTTCATCCTGAATCAATCTTGAGCCAACATGGTCACCAAATCTTTAAAAACTTCTTAGAAATTTATGCGTAG
- a CDS encoding GTP-binding protein: MILHKYKIVFGGKMGAGKTQAIKSLSEISVLSTEAQNTDEDAHSKALTTVGIDYGEIRLDDGVVIGLYGTPGQDRFDFVWSVICKGAIGAVVLIDHSQKDALEDLKFYFQTFKEYLNNIVVGVTHVDEDPQNLLKQYKDWMHLNEYTMPIFAVDARKKDDVLLMVESLIARAEVEFS; this comes from the coding sequence GTGATCTTACATAAATATAAAATTGTTTTTGGCGGTAAAATGGGGGCGGGGAAAACCCAAGCGATAAAATCATTATCAGAAATTTCAGTATTATCTACAGAAGCACAAAATACCGATGAAGATGCACATAGCAAAGCATTAACAACCGTTGGAATCGATTATGGTGAAATTCGATTGGATGATGGTGTAGTTATTGGCTTATACGGTACGCCAGGACAGGATCGTTTTGATTTCGTATGGTCGGTGATTTGTAAAGGAGCGATCGGAGCTGTAGTCTTGATTGATCATTCTCAAAAAGATGCACTTGAAGATCTAAAATTTTATTTTCAGACATTTAAAGAATATTTAAACAACATTGTTGTTGGTGTAACACATGTGGATGAAGATCCACAAAATCTTTTGAAGCAATATAAAGATTGGATGCATTTAAATGAATACACCATGCCAATTTTTGCTGTTGATGCACGAAAAAAAGATGATGTATTGTTAATGGTTGAATCTTTGATTGCTCGAGCGGAAGTTGAATTTAGTTGA
- the glnA gene encoding type I glutamate--ammonia ligase: MSMANKVLQLIQESGAKWVDFRFTDTKGKEQHVSYPSDTIDEDTFEDGKMFDGSSIAGWKGIEASDMILRPDPETAFLDPFFAEATVVITCDVIEPSTGQGYDRDPRSIARRAEEYLKSTGIGDTAFFGPEPEFFVFDEVKWDIDMSGARHTLIAEEAAWSTGNSYESGNSGHRPRVKGGYFPVPPVDSSQDMRAEMCARIEDIMGPGRVEVHHHEVASCQLEIGVSFNTMVRKADEVQQFKYAVWNVAHQYAKTATFMPKPMVGDNGSGMHVHMSISKDGKNLFAGDEYAGLSEMALYFIGGIIKHARALNAITNPSTNSYKRLVPHYEAPIMLAYSARNRSASIRIPYVSSPKGKRIEARFPDPMMNPYLGFAALLMAGLDGIQNKIHPGEAADKNLYDLPPEEEAKIPTVAHSLDMAIEALKADHDFLLKGGVFTKDMLDAYIELKTEDVRRLNTTTHPVEFDMYYSL; this comes from the coding sequence ATGAGCATGGCGAACAAGGTCCTTCAACTCATACAAGAAAGTGGCGCAAAATGGGTCGATTTTCGCTTTACTGATACTAAGGGTAAAGAGCAACACGTAAGTTACCCATCTGATACGATCGACGAAGATACTTTCGAAGATGGTAAGATGTTTGATGGTTCTTCAATCGCGGGTTGGAAAGGCATTGAAGCATCTGACATGATCTTACGTCCAGATCCAGAAACAGCTTTCCTTGATCCGTTTTTTGCTGAAGCGACTGTCGTGATCACTTGTGACGTTATTGAACCTTCAACTGGTCAAGGTTATGACCGTGATCCACGTTCGATTGCTCGCCGTGCAGAAGAATACCTAAAATCTACAGGTATTGGTGATACTGCATTTTTTGGTCCTGAACCAGAATTCTTTGTATTTGACGAAGTGAAATGGGACATCGACATGTCTGGTGCTCGTCATACATTGATCGCTGAAGAAGCAGCTTGGTCTACAGGCAATTCTTATGAATCAGGTAACTCTGGTCACCGTCCTCGTGTAAAAGGTGGTTACTTCCCAGTTCCTCCTGTAGATTCTTCACAAGACATGCGTGCTGAAATGTGTGCTCGTATTGAAGACATCATGGGCCCTGGTCGTGTAGAAGTTCATCACCACGAAGTTGCATCTTGCCAATTAGAAATTGGTGTAAGTTTCAACACGATGGTTCGTAAAGCTGATGAAGTTCAACAGTTTAAATATGCAGTTTGGAACGTTGCTCACCAATATGCTAAAACTGCGACTTTCATGCCTAAACCAATGGTTGGTGATAATGGTTCTGGTATGCACGTTCATATGTCTATCTCTAAAGATGGCAAGAACTTGTTTGCTGGTGATGAATACGCTGGTCTTTCTGAAATGGCGTTGTATTTCATTGGTGGTATCATCAAGCATGCTCGTGCGTTGAATGCAATCACAAACCCTTCAACAAACTCATATAAGCGTCTTGTTCCGCATTATGAAGCACCAATCATGTTGGCTTATTCTGCGCGTAACCGTTCTGCTTCTATCCGTATTCCTTACGTTTCAAGCCCTAAAGGTAAACGTATCGAAGCGCGTTTCCCTGATCCAATGATGAACCCGTACTTAGGTTTTGCTGCATTGTTAATGGCTGGTCTTGACGGTATTCAAAACAAGATTCACCCAGGTGAAGCAGCTGATAAAAACTTATATGATCTTCCTCCAGAAGAAGAAGCTAAAATCCCTACAGTTGCACATAGCTTAGATATGGCAATTGAGGCGTTGAAAGCTGATCATGACTTCTTGTTAAAAGGTGGCGTGTTCACTAAAGATATGCTTGATGCTTATATTGAGCTTAAAACTGAAGATGTACGTCGTCTTAACACGACTACTCACCCAGTTGAATTTGATATGTACTACAGCTTGTAA
- a CDS encoding DUF3106 domain-containing protein, which yields MAARKLVLAFCAIGFLQTSFAGFERFWIFSKDANTQVNETWDGLSEEEQKALIKRYQNLKEIPTNQSVALQQRMDWFTQLPEQEKQKMREVWQQMSSSERNEMRQKMQKATTAEQRNDIREEYMQKYQLNTVATH from the coding sequence ATGGCAGCTAGAAAATTAGTTTTGGCATTTTGTGCTATTGGTTTTCTACAAACAAGTTTTGCTGGATTTGAGCGTTTTTGGATTTTTTCTAAAGATGCAAATACTCAAGTCAACGAAACATGGGATGGGCTTTCTGAAGAAGAACAGAAAGCACTAATTAAGCGCTATCAAAATCTAAAAGAGATCCCAACCAATCAAAGCGTAGCTTTACAACAGCGCATGGACTGGTTCACCCAGCTGCCTGAACAAGAAAAGCAAAAAATGCGTGAAGTCTGGCAACAAATGAGCAGTAGTGAACGCAATGAAATGCGTCAAAAAATGCAAAAAGCAACAACAGCTGAACAACGCAATGATATTCGCGAAGAATATATGCAAAAATATCAATTAAACACAGTTGCCACTCATTAA
- a CDS encoding RNA polymerase sigma factor, with translation MDLAPKKSQSELASTQASTAEQRLRFFMQDVTGRALVMMENATQGHNGIAMDLVQEAFISLYKSYADKSTEEWYPLFYTILNNKLQDWRRKEARRASPFSLFRKIDLDSDEEEVMEIVDESTPNPLQFLDQDVTVEEIQEAISRLPVRQQQAFMLRAWEGFDTQTTASIMNCTEGSVKTHYHRAIQGLRATLSHLNPYGGSSHE, from the coding sequence ATGGACTTAGCACCGAAGAAGTCACAGTCTGAATTAGCCAGTACTCAAGCGAGTACAGCTGAACAGCGTCTGCGTTTTTTTATGCAGGATGTGACAGGTCGTGCCTTAGTGATGATGGAAAATGCGACCCAAGGTCATAATGGGATTGCAATGGATTTGGTACAGGAAGCGTTTATTTCCCTGTATAAATCCTATGCTGACAAGTCCACAGAAGAATGGTATCCCCTGTTCTACACAATTTTAAATAATAAGTTACAAGACTGGCGTCGCAAAGAAGCGCGACGTGCTTCCCCATTCTCTTTATTTCGTAAAATTGATCTAGATTCTGACGAAGAAGAAGTGATGGAAATTGTAGATGAATCTACACCAAACCCACTTCAATTCTTAGATCAAGATGTCACTGTAGAAGAGATTCAAGAAGCCATCAGTCGCCTCCCTGTACGTCAACAACAAGCATTTATGTTACGTGCTTGGGAAGGTTTTGATACACAAACAACAGCTTCAATTATGAACTGTACTGAAGGTAGCGTGAAAACCCATTATCACAGGGCGATTCAAGGATTGAGAGCCACGCTATCACATCTAAATCCGTATGGAGGTTCATCACATGAATAA
- a CDS encoding TrmH family RNA methyltransferase: MPTIFLESRDNPKIKHLRGLIEQNTYRKKQGQTVLEGTHLTLAWLEKNRQIKSIFTTEHALEHPDFDEIFSQYTGVVFVLSEALYKDLSTLGTSIACLAIVDLPSSREALNFTEDTLILENIQDPGNVGTLLRSAAAAGIEQIVCTKGSASLWSPRVLRAGMGAHFSLQTYENVVLEDILKQFKIPVYVTSSHNAESLYSKQLRKQCVWILGNEGQGVSDFALQHAEAVSIPQPGGQESLNVAVAGSICFFEMVRQRL; the protein is encoded by the coding sequence ATGCCTACCATATTTTTAGAATCACGTGATAACCCCAAAATTAAACACTTACGTGGCTTAATTGAACAAAATACCTATCGTAAAAAACAAGGACAAACCGTTCTTGAGGGAACACATCTAACACTCGCTTGGCTTGAAAAAAACCGCCAAATCAAGTCGATCTTTACTACCGAACATGCACTTGAACACCCTGATTTTGATGAAATTTTTTCTCAATACACAGGTGTCGTTTTTGTCTTAAGCGAAGCGTTATATAAAGATCTCAGCACTTTAGGCACATCTATCGCCTGCCTAGCAATTGTAGACCTACCCTCATCACGTGAAGCTTTGAATTTTACAGAAGACACCTTAATTCTTGAAAATATTCAAGATCCTGGAAATGTAGGTACACTACTACGTTCAGCAGCAGCGGCAGGAATTGAACAAATCGTCTGTACCAAAGGCTCTGCATCACTTTGGTCACCACGTGTCCTCCGTGCAGGTATGGGCGCACATTTTTCACTACAAACTTATGAAAATGTTGTACTCGAAGACATACTCAAACAATTTAAAATTCCAGTTTATGTCACTAGCTCACATAACGCAGAAAGCCTTTATTCAAAACAATTGCGAAAACAGTGTGTGTGGATCTTAGGTAATGAGGGTCAAGGCGTATCAGACTTCGCATTACAACATGCAGAAGCCGTAAGCATTCCACAACCAGGTGGTCAAGAGTCTCTCAACGTTGCTGTTGCTGGGTCAATTTGCTTCTTTGAAATGGTCAGACAGCGCCTATAA